A genomic segment from Spinacia oleracea cultivar Varoflay chromosome 3, BTI_SOV_V1, whole genome shotgun sequence encodes:
- the LOC130470113 gene encoding uncharacterized protein codes for MLLWNCCNEIIPVAQKLPSIVESISPICVRCYTSENHLHLFRDCWESSIIWNYIFERTKVATVINLHLFFNASWRDWITYNLNQNRAWKVMFITSIWHVWIARNKTVFELKVSKPFSIYNALFIDHASISYILQVKETPVIRAPKPTWYPPTYDYLKLNVDGSWKDLNEAGGGGVFRGVSGNWYMGFSSKYDASLPLAAELYAIREGLTMAVDYDIQNLELETDATILIKLLHNLDDTYHHELSPVINDVACLMSRFRSIEFTYIPRSTNKVAHCLAQYSFAMEVGHNMFLNPPPFARVAYEGDLEGLKAIPDLNKTMEQGTQEVGESSAVATSTDASAIVSTQILFGTIPTTVTTSVAKLKK; via the coding sequence ATGCTTCTTTGGAATTGCTGTAATGAAATTATACCGGTGGCTCAAAAACTTCCATCTATTGTGGAATCTATTTCACCCATTTGTGTTCGATGTTATACTTCAGAAAACCACCTTCATTTGTTTAGGGATTGTTGGGAATCCTCAATTATCTGGAATTACATTTTTGAAAGAACAAAAGTTGCAACTGTCATAAACTTGCACTTGTTTTTTAATGCCAGTTGGAGGGATTGGATcacttataatttaaatcaaaaTCGGGCTTGGAAGGTTATGTTCATTACATCAATTTGGCATGTTTGGATTGCTAGAAACAAAACAGTTTTTGAATTAAAGGTCTCCAAACCCTTTTCAATTTACAACGCTTTGTTTATAGACCATGCTTCCATTTCTTATATTCTTCAGGTAAAAGAAACACCAGTTATCAGGGCTCCAAAACCAACCTGGTATCCACCCACTTATGATTATTTGAAGCTGAATGTGGATGGAAGTTGGAAGGATTTGAATGAAGCAGGTGGGGGGGGGGTGTTTAGGGGAGTTTCTGGGAATTGGTACATGGGTTTTTCAAGCAAGTATGATGCCTCCTTACCATTAGCAGCTGAATTATATGCTATCAGGGAAGGTTTAACCATGGCAGTGGATTATGATATACAGAATCTGGAGCTGGAAACAGATGCAACAATTTTAATCAAGCTTCTTCATAACCTAGATGACACATATCACCATGAGTTATCACCAGTAATCAACGACGTGGCTTGTCTCATGAGCAGATTCAGATCAATCGAATTTACATATATTCCGCGAAGCACCAACAAGGTAGCCCATTGTCTTGCACAGTACTCATTTGCTATGGAAGTTGGGCACAATATGTTCCTTAATCCACCACCATTTGCTAGAGTTGCGTATGAGGGGGATCTTGAAGGATTGAAGGCAATACCAGACTTGAACAAGACAATGGAGCAGGGTACACAAGAGGTGGGGGAGTCGAGTGCAGTAGCAACTTCCACAGATGCATCTGCAATTGTTAGCACACAGATCCTCTTTGGAACAATACCAACTACAGTTACAACAAGTGTTGCGAAATTGAAAAAGTGA